One stretch of Hevea brasiliensis isolate MT/VB/25A 57/8 chromosome 12, ASM3005281v1, whole genome shotgun sequence DNA includes these proteins:
- the LOC110664326 gene encoding MLP-like protein 423 translates to MACEIACAGGVTREMEMEYETTGNGGVTVKIKSPPAAFWSAIRNSTVMFPIAIPDLYISIIPNPKNLKERQVKYGPRSPNIKSSTEEITANTEEVFIYRVTGGDIPFKYHVHDFKAIISYPIMPHVSWAWTYKHSPHDQSSASKLNADMAAIAKQTLEELDNFLLIKST, encoded by the exons ATGGCTTGTGAAATTGCATGCGCAGGTGGAGTCACG AGGGAAATGGAAATGGAGTATGAAACTACAGGCAACGGTGGAGTTACGGTTAAGATCAAGAGTCCACCAGCTGCATTCTGGAGTGCAATTCGAAACTCCACAGTAATGTTTCCAATTGCCATTCCTGACCTATATATATCCATCATACCAAATCCCAAAAACTTAAAGGAACGCCAAGTCAAGTATGGCCCAC gttctCCGAATATCAAATCGTCGACTGAGGAAATCACTGCAAACACTGAAGAAGTATTCATTTACAGGGTAACTGGTGGTGATATCCCCTTTAAATATCACGTTCATGACTTCAAGGCTATAATATCTTACCCAATTATGCCACACGTGTCATGGGCCTGGACCTATAAGCATTCCCCACATGATCAATCATCTGCTTCCAAACTTAATGCAGATATGGCAGCCATTGCAAAGCAGACCCTGGAAGAACTTGATAACTTTCTCCTAATTAAAAGTACTTAA
- the LOC110664359 gene encoding uncharacterized protein LOC110664359 → MACEIASAGGVTRKMEMASETEGKGEVTVMIKSQPDVLWSAIRTSTIMFPVAIPDLYTSITPNPKNSEERQVTYGPSSPNIKSSTEVITENTEEVFIYRVTGGDIPSKYHVHDFKAIISYPIMQRMSWTWTYRYSPDHQTSASKLNADMADIAKQTLEKLDNFLRIKST, encoded by the exons ATGGCTTGTGAAATTGCAAGCGCTGGTGGAGTTACG AGGAAAATGGAAATGGCAAGTGAAACTGAAGGCAAAGGTGAAGTTACGGTTATGATCAAAAGTCAACCAGATGTGCTCTGGAGTGCAATTCGAACCTCCACAATAATGTTTCCTGTTGCCATTCCTGACCTATATACATCCATCACACCAAATCCCAAAAACTCAGAGGAACGCCAAGTCACGTACGGCCCAA gttctCCGAATATCAAATCGTCGACTGAGGTGATCACTGAAAACACTGAGGAAGTATTTATTTACAGGGTAACTGGTGGTGATATCCCCTCAAAATATCATGTCCATGACTTCAAGGCTATAATATCTTACCCAATTATGCAACGCATGTCATGGACCTGGACCTACAGGTATTCCCCAGATCATCAAACATCTGCTTCTAAACTTAATGCAGATATGGCAGACATTGCGAAGCAGACCCTGGAAAAACTTGATAACTTTCTCCGAATTAAAAGTACTTAA
- the LOC110664360 gene encoding uncharacterized protein LOC110664360: MASKTETGTGGVTVTIKSSPEVYWMELQNSTIIYPFAIPELYTSITPNPKNPNERTITYGPNSPNFKTSTEITDNKEKAIVYRVTAGDIPSKYHVLDFKAVIFYPKDNNVAWTWTYNYASDQKQSASKFEAAMEDIAKRTLQKLDQVDSNTALSKLAILN, translated from the exons ATGGCGTCTAAAACTGAAACAGGCACAGGTGGAGTTACAGTTACGATCAAGAGTTCACCAGAAGTGTACTGGatggagcttcaaaactccacaataaTATATCCGTTTGCCATTCCTGAGCTGTATACATCCATCACACCAAATCCCAAAAACCCTAACGAGCGCACAATCACATATGGCCCAA ATTCTCCCAATTTCAAAACGTCGACTGAGATCACCGACAACAAAGAAAAAGCAATCGTTTACAGGGTTACTGCAGGTGATATCCCCTCAAAGTATCATGTCCTTGACTTCAAGGCTGTGATATTTTACCCAAAAGATAACAATGTGGCATGGACCTGGACCTATAATTATGCTTCAGATCAAAAACAATCTGCTTCTAAAtttgaagcagctatggaagacATTGCAAAGAGGACCCTGCAAAAACTTGATCAAGTTGACAGTAACACTGCCCTAAGTAAATTAGCTATCTTAAACTAA
- the LOC110664358 gene encoding uncharacterized protein LOC110664358, whose amino-acid sequence MQFFMGLNDSYEQSRNQILLSDSLPSVDKAYSMILKVESHRQMVNSYTKSVESIALQAQSQGYRKDQRKNDKRKRHCNYSNQDGHVKDTCFKLNGYPDWCKGRRNSQGTNSASITSVGSQQLQQLKSTPQNAHNRFVTAYVAETPLEREVSASTDRIEEISALLGNLQQEVQHSLKGKSSVVASAVSQHLSPGQFNSHFVGISALSSVNCVYTYLDHVWIIDTGGH is encoded by the coding sequence ATGCAGTTTTTTATGGGGTTAAATGACAGCTATGAACAATCAAGAAACCAGATTTTATTGTCAGATTCTTTGCCGTCTGTTGATAAGGCGTATTCAATGATTCTCAAAGTAGAGTCACACAGGCAAATGGTTAATTCTTACACTAAATCAGTTGAGTCAATAGCTTTGCAAGCACAGTCACAGGGTTATAGGAAAGACCAGAGAAAGAATGATAAAAGAAAGCGTCATTGCAACTATTCTAATCAGGATGGGCATGTGAAGGATACTTGTTTCAAGTTAAATGGTTATCCGGATTGGTGTAAAGGTAGAAGGAATTCACAGGGCACTAATTCTGCTAGCATTACTTCTGTTGGTTCTCAACAACTGCAGCAACTGAAGTCTACTCCTCAAAATGCACATAATAGATTTGTAACAGCTTATGTGGCAGAAACTCCTCTTGAAAGGGAAGTATCAGCTAGTACTGATAGGATTGAGGAAATAAGTGCCTTGCTGGGTAACTTACAGCAGGAAGTGCAGCACTCTTTGAAAGGAAAAAGCTCTGTTGTAGCATCTGCTGTTTCTCAACATCTTTCACCAGGGCAATTTAATTCTCATTTTGTTGGCATTTCTGCTCTTTCTAGTGTTAATTGTGTTTATACATATTTGGATCATGTCTGGATCATTGACACAGGGGGCCACTGA